In the Sarcophilus harrisii chromosome 3, mSarHar1.11, whole genome shotgun sequence genome, one interval contains:
- the LOC100913673 gene encoding olfactory receptor 52Z1-like has product MDKYENATPSNISYRDFFLVGFPGLRERRWLLVLPASCLYALILASNALIVSTVATQRSLHQPMYVLISLLLAVNVCAATAVLPPMLPGFLRSAKPVSLERCLTQMFFIYFTLLLDYNLLLAMALDRYVAICHPLRYADLVTSRLLGPLAAAALSRSLAVAVPLVVLTSRARFCRTAVIRHFACEYIALLSIACGDLTFNNRLGLALRLLTVTFDLSLLAASYSRIIYAAFQISSGGARAKALHTCGSHLLVIFTVYLSGLSTSIVFRFAKSVSQDVQNLLSAIYLLLPGALNPIIYGVRTREIRQHVERLLWGREPMPVTKDPSKRLPKTQPERRLPG; this is encoded by the coding sequence ATGGACAAATATGAGAACGCCACTCCCTCCAATATTTCCTACAGAGACTTCTTCCTGGTGGGCTTTCCGGGGCTTCGGGAACGGCGCTGGCTCTTGGTTCTCCCGGCCTCCTGCCTCTACGCGTTAATCCTGGCCTCCAACGCCCTGATCGTCTCCACCGTGGCCACCCAGCGCAGTCTGCACCAGCCCATGTACGTGCTCATCTCCCTGCTCCTGGCCGTCAATGTCTGCGCGGCCACGGCCGTGCTGCCGCCGATGCTGCCGGGCTTCCTGCGCTCCGCAAAGCCCGTGTCCCTGGAGCGCTGCCTCACGCAGATGTTCTTCATCTACTTCACGCTGCTGCTGGACTACAACCTCCTGCTGGCCATGGCCCTGGACCGCTACGTGGCCATCTGCCACCCGCTGCGCTACGCGGACCTGGTGACGTCCCGGCTGCTGGGCCCGCTGGCCGCGGCCGCCCTGAGCCGGAGCCTGGCCGTGGCGGTGCCCCTGGTGGTGCTGACTTCCCGGGCCCGCTTCTGCCGGACGGCCGTGATCCGCCATTTCGCCTGCGAGTACATCGCCCTGCTGAGCATCGCCTGTGGGGACCTCACCTTCAACAACCGCCTGGGCTTGGCCCTGCGGCTGCTCACCGTCACCTTTGATCTGTCCCTGCTGGCGGCTTCCTACAGCCGCATCATCTACGCCGCCTTCCAGATCTCCTCGGGCGGTGCCCGCGCCAAGGCGCTGCACACCTGCGGCTCTCACCTGCTGGTCATCTTCACCGTCTACCTCTCGGGCCTCTCCACTTCCATCGTCTTCCGGTTCGCGAAGTCTGTGTCTCAGGACGTGCAGAACCTGCTCAGCGCCATTTACCTGCTGCTTCCCGGAGCCCTGAATCCCATCATCTATGGGGTGAGGACCAGGGAGATCCGGCAGCATGTGGAGAGGTTGCTCTGGGGAAGGGAACCAATGCCGGTGACCAAGGACCCGTCAAAGAGGCTGCCAAAGACCCAGCCAGAGAGGAGACTACCCGGGTGA
- the LOC100913939 gene encoding olfactory receptor 52K1-like, with product MSGQNETYNVSYTDFFLVGFPGLQETRSLLILPFSCIYFVILSANALVIYTVVAQRSLHQPMYALIALLLTVNLCAATAVVPTMLFSFSTHYYRISLSCCLIQMFSIYFLIVFDCNILLVMALDRYIAICYPLRYPEIVTGQLLTGLVGLAAIRSTCIVAPVVILASRVCFCRSNIIRHFTCEHMALMKLSCGDISLNKTVGLAVRVFNRVLDMLLLSTSYTRIIHAAFRISSGGARSKALNTCGSHLLVIFTVYSSTLSSSIVYRAARTASQDVHNLLSAFYLLLPCLVNPVIYGARTKEIRQHLVKIFQRAGPQASSEKNPSLPPQRELPS from the coding sequence ATGTCAGGGCAGAATGAGACCTACAATGTTTCCTACACTGACTTCTTCTTGGTAGGTTTTCCAGGGCTGCAGGAAACTCGGTCCCTCCTGATCCTTCCATTCTCCTGCATATACTTTGTGATACTCTCAGCCAATGCCCTGGTCATATACACTGTGGTGGCCCAGAGAAGCCTGCACCAGCCCATGTATGCCCTCATTGCCCTGCTCTTGACAGTCAATCTCTGTGCTGCTACTGCCGTTGTGCCCACCATGCTCTTTAGCTTCTCTACTCACTACTACCGTATTTCTCTTTCCTGCTGCCTCATCCAGATGTTCTCTATCTACTTCCTTATCGTCTTTGACTGCAATATCCTCCTGGTTATGGCACTGGACCGCTACATTGCCATCTGCTATCCATTGCGTTATCCAGAAATTGTGACAGGGCAGCTATTGACAGGTTTGGTGGGCTTAGCGGCAATAAGGAGCACGTGCATTGTTGCCCCCGTGGTGATACTAGCTTCAAGAGTGTGCTTCTGTCGCTCCAACATCATCCGTCACTTCACCTGTGAGCACATGGCTCTGATGAAGCTGTCCTGTGGAGACATCTCACTCAACAAGACAGTGGGACTTGCAGTCCGCGTCTTCAACCGAGTCTTGGACATGTTGCTACTGAGCACTTCCTACACACGCATCATCCATGCTGCCTTCCGGATCTCCTCTGGGGGAGCGCGCTCCAAAGCCCTGAATACTTGTGGCTCCCACCTACTGGTCATTTTCACTGTTTATTCCTCTACACTCTCCTCTTCCATTGTCTATCGTGCAGCCCGCACTGCCTCCCAGGATGTGCACAACCTGCTCAGTGCCTTCTATTTACTGCTCCCCTGCCTTGTTAATCCTGTTATCTATGGAGCCAGAACCAAGGAGATCAGACAACATCTAGTCAAGATATTTCAGAGAGCAGGACCTCAGGCCTCTTCTGAAAAAAACCCATCCCTACCTCCACAAAGAGAGCTTCCTTCATAA